The following are encoded together in the Coffea arabica cultivar ET-39 chromosome 1c, Coffea Arabica ET-39 HiFi, whole genome shotgun sequence genome:
- the LOC113739678 gene encoding indole-3-glycerol phosphate synthase, chloroplastic-like yields the protein MDVKDAGGEGLCLSGAQKLEVPVQWYAVVIVEIAKAYEKGGAACLSNKGGFENLEKIRNSGVKCPLLCKEFVIDAWQIYYARTKGADAILLIAAVLPDLDIKYMTKICKLLGLTPLVEVHDEREMGRVLGIDGIELIGINNRNLETFKVDISNTKNLLQGERGRII from the exons ATGGATGTTAAAGATGCTGGTGGAGAAGGTCTATGCCTT AGTGGTGCACAGAAGCTAGAAGTACCTGTTCAGTGGTATGCAGTTGTCATT GTTGAAATTGCTAAGGCCTATGAAAAAGGTGGAGCAGCATGCCTCAGT AATAAGGGAGGCTTTGAGAATTTGGAGAAGATAAGGAATTCAGGAGTGaag TGCCCTCTGTTATGCAAAGAGTTTGTTATAGACGCTTGGCAAATATACTATGCTCGCACAAAAGGCGCAGATGCAATCCTGTTAATTGCTGCTGTTTTACCAGATCTTGATATCAAATACATGACGAAGATCTGCAAATTGCTTGGTTTAACACCACTTGTGGAG GTACATGATGAGAGGGAGATGGGTCGTGTTCTTGGGATTGATGGGATTGAACTTATTGGAATAAACAACCGTAACCTCG AAACATTTAAGGTTGACATCAGCAATACTAAAAATCTTCTTCAAGGAGAACGTGGGAGAATAATCTGA